atttttaattttctataaaataaaatgcaaatCCTCTTTAATGGGTTAATTTTTCTTACTGCAACTCAAttaattcattgatttttttttatttatttacagaaaatcaataataaggactaaaattaaaataaatattgagacaaataagataaaattaataaatagaaattaaatattaaaaaaaataaaaataaataaatattggacaaataagatttaaagaggaagaaagtttcATTTTAACCTTGGCAATAAGAtttttgatgatttgattatttatttggacaatacatttaatttatttaaaattatttattataaagagTTGCAGCGCCAGTTCTTGAGGAGATCCGCTACCAGTTTCCCTTCTGAGCTCTGCAAAACGGAGCATTTGACTGAGTTCAGCGGTAGGAGTATCACCGCACTCCGGCGGATAAGACGGTGGTTTCTCGAAGTCAAAATTAATCGGAAGCATCGATAGAAGAGTTGGGGAATCGAGAGGATCGAGCGGCGGAGATCACAAAAATGTTGGCGGAGCCTCCTCCTTTCCAGGAAGCAGCGCGCTGTGAAGTCTGCAAATGCAGTTTCAACACCTTCCGACGACGGGTACCAAATTCTGTTTGCTCTATGATCGACTTCGTTGCATTAGTTTAGATTGAGCTAATGCAACGATGATCAATTTCGATTCTGTTTGGTGCTTTCGAGCTTTCGATCGCGAGATTAGATGATTTTctgtgtttttctttgtttacagCATCATTGCCGATGCTGTGGAAGGACGTTGTGCCACGAgcattcttcttttcaaatgGTATTATTGATTCCTCTTCCTCGTTGATGCCGTAATGGAGAATTTTTTGCGTTCTGACTGGTGTATGTATGTACTTGTTTGTGCGAAATTCAGGCCTTGCCGCAGTTCGAAATTCATTCCTCCGTTAGAGTTTGTGCTGACTGTTTCAATAACTCCTCTCAGTAAGTcatgttaaaatttaatcatacACCCTGCCGTAGtttattttacttcaaaaattaTTCCAAAGCTGGTATTGGAATTGAACTTCAAGGGAAGTATTTTGAGACGACCTTTGGTCATACTAGAAAGGATTTTATCGAGCTGAAGTTTTACTTCTCAATTGATAACTCATTTCGTTCTGAAGCTCAGAATTAAAGTGCGTGAGTTGAAACTGAAATAGAAAGTTGGCATgagatattttcttaaatgTAATCTTGAATATTTTCTTGCAACTTCTTGAACTCGAACTTTCTTGTTGGAAGTTCCATGTTCTAGCATTTAAACGACTAGAAACTTAAAAATCCTAACTGGGATCGGACGTTCTTGTATCAAGGATTTAGGTTGTACgagaatgtgagatctcacatcggttggagaggggaacgaaacatttcttataaggatgtagaaatctcttcctaacagatgttttaaactgtgaggttgacggcaatatataatgggccaaagcaaacaatatcttctagcggtgaggctgggttgttacaaatgggattagagccagacaccgagtggtgtgccaacaaggacgctaggcctccaagggggtgaatttgtgagatcccacatcggttggagaggagaacgaaacattccttataaggtgtgggaaacctctccccaacagacatgtttttaaaccgtgaggttgacggcgatacgtaacgggtcaaaacagataatatctgttagcggggAATTTGAATTGTTACGGAGAAAGAATCCaaaacttttgaattcttGGAACCTGTCTATATTCAAGAAAAGTTAGAACCTGTCTATATTCAAGAAAAGTTAGAACCTGTGGTCCTTGTCTCTTGAAGCCGGGGCCTAAACGCATGTTGTTCTTGAAGTCTGTAACCCttttatattctatttcttgtttctttagCTTTCTTGTGAAGAcacctttaaaattttctcatACCCACTCTCATCGATAATGAAATTTCCAGCTCCTAATCATTTTTCTCTACGAATCAGTGCGATCGAAATAAACATTCTAAAACATTCTTTGAACACTCTTTAAAGGCTCAAAGAATTTCAAAACCACCAATAATGAGGTAGTTGGATGTTAGTGAGTGATATGAAGGCTTTTGCCTGTTGAATGAAGCATAAAAGCTCTTAGATCAGCCATCAGCTCCTTCCTCTTGGAATTAggcattgaaaaaaaattatatacagACTTGGAAAGTCCTTGCTTTCTCTCGTTTGCTCCTAACTTCCTGCTCTCGTCTTAGACGCATCCTTAGAGTTTCCAAATCTTATGCTGAGATTGAACTTATTGTTTACTGTTTAGCACCTGtcatatttttgaaaaactagCGTCTTATTTATCGAGTTTGCCCTATTACAGATCTAGAGAAGTTGGTCGACCACCGTCGTTACCGTCGTTAGCTGTAGTTGATCAAGTTGCAGATACAGTTTCTCAATTAAACCTTGATGGGAATGTAAATTCTGAGCCTAAGTCAGCTGTGGAGCATCAACCTGCGTTGAGCATTTCAGATTGCAATTGTGGAATGCCATTGTGCATTTGTGTCGCTCCAGTCCAGTCTATGAAAACAGAATCTGTTCCTTTGCAGGTTGTAATGTTTAGTAATTTCTTATGCTCCTTGTGTATCAGCCGTGTCCCTTATGGAACTTGATTATTCTTTTGGCAGAAGAAAGCAGCTTCCACCTCTACTCAGAACAATTCAAAAGCAAAGAAGACTGATTCCAATCTAAGGAATAGAGGATCTACCTCCAACAGCAAGCTTCGGTATGTTATCTGGAGTTGTTTTATTCCAATAGGTTAGATTCTGTCTTCCCTTTCTGGCCCAGTATATGGGAAAAGTAAGTTTATCACACTCCTTCAAATAGTAAGCTTATCACActccaaatataattaataaaatgatcGAATAACAttagtataaaattaaagctatgAATACTGTATTATAGCGTTAAAAAAATGCCACAATAAGTTAAAAGATAGCATAATATTTTAGCTATATTCTACACATTATAGCTTTAATAAAACGCTATGAAATAAGCTATAGTTTTATACTCTATTATAGCTTTaaaaaaacgctataaaaaatcttagacttttaataacatgggCTGTCACGACGTACAAAAAACGTTATAAAAAGTCTACGATAGCATTTTTCGTTTGCTATCGTATCCATTATTCCCCCCATCAGAATATGGCATGATATCGATTTAGAGTTATGATATCAAGACTAGTATTGATTTGGATGTAGGCGGCCGTCTTTAATCAGACTGATATTGTTTTTGCCCTCATTGAAAGTGGTGCTAGCCTGGACTACAAAAATGCTCAAGGTAACTTCTTGTCGCTGTTTCTTTATACGGATGCTTTTGGTCGGGACTTTGAGAATTGGGATTGCTTAAAAAACTGTCTTGAAAATAGGAACTCTTCTGAGAACAAATTTCACTCAGATTTCTGTGTGAGATCCACTGGTGGGTTGGGGANATGTTGGCGGAGCCTCCTCCTTTCCAGGAAGCAGCGCGCTGTGAAGTCTGCAAATGCAGTTTCAACACCTTCCGACGACGGGTACCAAATTCTGTTTGCTCTATGATCGACTTCGTTGCATTAGTTTAGATTGAGCTAATGCAACGATGATCAATTTCGATTCTGTTTGGTGCTTTCGAGCTTTCGATCGCGAGATTAGATGATTTTctgtgtttttctttgtttacagCATCATTGCCGATGCTGTGGAAGGACGTTGTGCCACGAgcattcttcttttcaaatgGTATTATTGATTCCTCTTCCTCGTTGATGCCGTAATGGAGAATTTTTTGCGTTCTGACTGGTGTATGTATGTACTTGTTTGTGCGAAATTCAGGCCTTGCCGCAGTTCGAAATTCATTCCTCCGTTAGAGTTTGTGCTGACTGTTTCAATAACTCCTCTCAGTAAGTcatgttaaaatttaatcatacACCCTGCCGTAGtttattttacttcaaaaattaTTCCAAAGCTGGTATTGGAATTGAACTTCAAGGGAAGTATTTTGAGACGACCTTTGGTCATACTAGAAAGGATTTTATCGAGCTGAAGTTTTACTTCTCAATTGATAACTCATTTCGTTCTGAAGCTCAGAATTAAAGTGCGTGAGTTGAAACTGAAATAGAAAGTTGGCATgagatattttcttaaatgTAATCTTGAATATTTTCTTGCAACTTCTTGAACTCGAACTTTCTTGTTGGAAGTTCCATGTTCTAGCATTTAAACGACTAGAAACTTAAAAATCCTAACTGGGATCGGACGTTCTTGTATCAAGGATTTAGGTTGTACgagaatgtgagatctcacatcggttggagaggggaacgaaacatttcttataaggatgtagaaatctcttcctaacagatgttttaaactgtgaggttgacggcaatatataatgggccaaagcaaacaatatcttctagcggtgaggctgggttgttacaaatgggattagagccagacaccgagtggtgtgccaacaaggacgctaggcctccaagggggtgaatttgtgagatcccacatcggttggagaggagaacgaaacattccttataaggtgtgggaaacctctccccaacagacatgtttttaaaccgtgaggttgacggcgatacgtaacgggtcaaaacagataatatctgttagcggggAATTTGAATTGTTACGGAGAAAGAATCCaaaacttttgaattcttGGAACCTGTCTATATTCAAGAAAAGTTAGAACCTGTCTATATTCAAGAAAAGTTAGAACCTGTGGTCCTTGTCTCTTGAAGCCGGGGCCTAAACGCATGTTGTTCTTGAAGTCTGTAACCCttttatattctatttcttgtttctttagCTTTCTTGTGAAGAcacctttaaaattttctcatACCCACTCTCATCGATAATGAAATTTCCAGCTCCTAATCATTTTTCTCTACGAATCAGTGCGATCGAAATAAACATTCTAAAACATTCTTTGAACACTCTTTAAAGGCTCAAAGAATTTCAAAACCACCAATAATGAGGTAGTTGGATGTTAGTGAGTGATATGAAGGCTTTTGCCTGTTGAATGAAGCATAAAAGCTCTTAGATCAGCCATCAGCTCCTTCCTCTTGGAATTAggcattgaaaaaaaattatatacagACTTGGAAAGTCCTTGCTTTCTCTCGTTTGCTCCTAACTTCCTGCTCTCGTCTTAGACGCATCCTTAGAGTTTCCAAATCTTATGCTGAGATTGAACTTATTGTTTACTGTTTAGCACCTGtcatatttttgaaaaactagCGTCTTATTTATCGAGTTTGCCCTATTACAGATCTAGAGAAGTTGGTCGACCACCGTCGTTACCGTCGTTAGCTGTAGTTGATCAAGTTGCAGATACAGTTTCTCAATTAAACCTTGATGGGAATGTAAATTCTGAGCCTAAGTCAGCTGTGGAGCATCAACCTGCGTTGAGCATTTCAGATTGCAATTGTGGAATGCCATTGTGCATTTGTGTCGCTCCAGTCCAGTCTATGAAAACAGAATCTGTTCCTTTGCAGGTTGTAATGTTTAGTAATTTCTTATGCTCCTTGTGTATCAGCCGTGTCCCTTATGGAACTTGATTATTCTTTTGGCAGAAGAAAGCAGCTTCCACCTCTACTCAGAACAATTCAAAAGCAAAGAAGACTGATTCCAATCTAAGGAATAGAGGATCTACCTCCAACAGCAAGCTTCGGTATGTTATCTGGAGTTGTTTTATTCCAATAGGTTAGATTCTGTCTTCCCTTTCTGGCCCAGTATATGGGAAAAGTAAGTTTATCACACTCCTTCAAATAGTAAGCTTATCACActccaaatataattaataaaatgatcGAATAACAttagtataaaattaaagctatgAATACTGTATTATAGCGTTAAAAAAATGCCACAATAAGTTAAAAGATAGCATAATATTTTAGCTATATTCTACACATTATAGCTTTAATAAAACGCTATGAAATAAGCTATAGTTTTATACTCTATTATAGCTTTaaaaaaacgctataaaaaatcttagacttttaataacatgggCTGTCACGACGTACAAAAAACGTTATAAAAAGTCTACGATAGCATTTTTCGTTTGCTATCGTATCCATTATTCCTTGTAGTGATGGCTTGGGTCAAGTGACACATTTTCTCATTGCTTACATTCTTGCGTATGTATTAGGTATCAAATTACCCTCCTTCATCATTGTTGGTATTATTGATTTGGTAGATAAGTCCGATCTTAATATGCAGttgtaatttatattattgaatagGAA
This sequence is a window from Cucurbita pepo subsp. pepo cultivar mu-cu-16 chromosome LG04, ASM280686v2, whole genome shotgun sequence. Protein-coding genes within it:
- the LOC111793624 gene encoding potassium channel KOR2-like isoform X1 gives rise to the protein MLAEPPPFQEAARCEVCKCSFNTFRRRHHCRCCGRTLCHEHSSFQMALPQFEIHSSVRVCADCFNNSSQSREVGRPPSLPSLAVVDQVADTVSQLNLDGNVNSEPKSAVEHQPALSISDCNCGMPLCICVAPVQSMKTESVPLQKKAASTSTQNNSKAKKTDSNLRNRGSTSNSKLRNPADESRINYEPSGEGLREAIKNGDTHAVKKLLSEGVDANYHDKQGLSLLHVAAVFNQTDIVFALIESGASLDYKNAQGETPLDCAPACLQYKIREKMGGE
- the LOC111793624 gene encoding potassium channel KOR2-like isoform X2 — translated: MLAEPPPFQEAARCEVCKCSFNTFRRRHHCRCCGRTLCHEHSSFQMALPQFEIHSSVRVCADCFNNSSQSREVGRPPSLPSLAVVDQVADTVSQLNLDGNVNSEPKSAVEHQPALSISDCNCGMPLCICVAPVQSMKTESVPLQKAASTSTQNNSKAKKTDSNLRNRGSTSNSKLRNPADESRINYEPSGEGLREAIKNGDTHAVKKLLSEGVDANYHDKQGLSLLHVAAVFNQTDIVFALIESGASLDYKNAQGETPLDCAPACLQYKIREKMGGE